In Corythoichthys intestinalis isolate RoL2023-P3 chromosome 4, ASM3026506v1, whole genome shotgun sequence, a genomic segment contains:
- the LOC130915195 gene encoding transcription factor HES-7.1-like produces the protein MKLMQEADDANRDKKLLKSQVEKRRRERMNHSLERLRSMLMQEPQQQQQQGASQRRVEKTEILEHTVLFLHNTSKATSGAQPQQHSFQDGFHTCLQRAAHFLGPQGKGLWLALDATLAPRSPSSSSSSSSVLHALRHKSKHNRRAAAPPPRTPPQGPNWLGTCMESPPAEGPSLGQSVWRPWP, from the exons ATGAAGCTCATGCAAGAAGCAGACGATGCAAATCGCGACAAAAAG CTTCTGAAATCCCAAGTGGAGAAGCGTCGCCGTGAAAGAATGAACCACAGTTTGGAGCGTTTGAGGAGCATGTTGATGCAAGAGCCGCAGCAACAACAGCAGCAG GGTGCATCCCAGCGTCGCGTGGAGAAGACCGAGATCCTGGAGCACACTGTCCTGTTCCTGCACAACACCAGTAAGGCAACGAGCGGGGCGCAACCGCAACAACACTCCTTCCAAGACGGCTTCCACACTTGCCTCCAAAGAGCCGCCCACTTCCTGGGCCCCCAAGGCAAAGGGTTGTGGCTAGCCCTGGATGCCACTTTGGCCCCCCGTTCACCTTCGTCTTCCTCATCCTCTTCCTCGGTCCTCCACGCGCTGAGACACAAGTCCAAGCACAACCGGCGAGCGGCGGCTCCGCCCCCCAGGACCCCACCGCAGGGGCCAAACTGGCTGGGGACGTGCATGGAGAGCCCCCCGGCGGAAGGCCCTTCGTTGGGCCAGAGCGTGTGGAGGCCTTGGCCCTGA